Proteins encoded within one genomic window of Providencia huaxiensis:
- a CDS encoding helix-turn-helix domain-containing protein has protein sequence MDKCQLIDIPSDPEKKREWIKYKLKIQGLSLAALGRKHKTSRQVVSTALYKPSPRWEHEIATALGVKPSEIWPERYDEEHEIPLRHKEAS, from the coding sequence ATGGATAAATGCCAATTGATAGACATCCCAAGCGACCCAGAGAAGAAACGTGAGTGGATCAAGTACAAACTCAAGATCCAGGGGCTTTCTCTGGCCGCATTGGGCAGAAAACACAAAACATCTCGGCAGGTGGTGTCTACGGCACTCTATAAGCCCAGTCCACGCTGGGAACATGAGATAGCTACAGCTTTGGGTGTGAAGCCGTCTGAGATTTGGCCGGAGCGGTACGACGAAGAACACGAAATACCCCTCAGACATAAGGAGGCAAGCTGA